A genomic window from Fusarium falciforme chromosome 2, complete sequence includes:
- a CDS encoding 4HBT domain-containing protein — protein sequence MMLVARSVLKRSQIAPSRACILRLQPPAPRCGESRIGPAINIATHRQPFFNHPFSSRASSKMTLPPIDSTIVCPALNVLFPGTPPDLFASELTFFASVPWTASLLSAPNTIPFLPSCRNPASPAHDQLFGLTLNNERGLSHLISFFHAPSTDVAKDPSHSITETVTLVSLGDGLSGYPGVIHGGMIASLLDESMGTIFDLNSTLRKEARAFQTPNVTGGLDIKFLKPVPTNGVYYITSTVDETDGRKTRIRSDLKDKDGEVLAKCSSKWVAIKPNL from the coding sequence ATGATGCTAGTCGCAAGGTCCGTCCTAAAACGTTCCCAAATCGCGCCGTCAAGAGCCTGCATCCTCCGGCTTCAACCCCCGGCCCCGCGTTGCGGAGAATCTCGCATCGGACCGGCCATCAATATCGCGACTCATCGTCAACCTTTCTTCAACCACCCATTTTCATCGCGAGCTTCATCCAAAATGACTCTTCCTCCCATCGACAGCACCATCGTCTGCCCGGCTCTCAATGTCCTTTTCCCGGGCACACCACCTGACCTCTTTGCCTCTGAACTCACCTTCTTCGCTTCTGTGCCTTGGACAGCGTCTCTTCTATCAGCTCCAAACACAATCCCTTTCCTTCCATCATGTCGCAACCCGGCATCGCCAGCACATGACCAGCTCTTCGGTCTCACTCTCAACAACGAACGCGGTCTCTCCCATCtcatcagcttcttccatgCCCCGAGCACCGATGTCGCCAAGGACCCTTCACACAGCATCACCGAGACCGTCACCCTCGTGTCTCTAGGTGACGGCCTCAGCGGGTACCCTGGAGTGATTCATGGCGGAATGATTGCTTCGTTGCTTGATGAGTCCATGGGGACGATATTCGACTTGAATAGCACATTGAGAAAGGAAGCGAGAGCGTTCCAGACACCCAATGTAACGGGCGGACTAGACATCAAGTTCTTGAAGCCAGTTCCCACAAACGGCGTGTATTACATCACTTCGACTGTAGACGAGACCGATGGTAGAAAGACTAGAATCCGGTCTGATTTGAAGGACAAAGATGGCGAGGTGCTGGCCAAGTGCTCAAGCAAGTGGGTAGCAATCAAGCCAAACCTGTGA
- a CDS encoding NAD(P)-bd-dom domain-containing protein, with product MASHHVLILGGHGYVAQHLTPLLLKRSWTVTSVIRASEQVPTIEKLGAGLPGKLNVLVRSIEDVTSQDKAQSILDEVKPDYIAWSAGAGGKGAPDRTFKIDRDAAIHFINAAATVPTITRFLLVSYLGSRRAGAPWWPAGEWDEFHKTVNNGVLANYYKAKLAADEALYRVSKQSPTLVGLNLRPGTLTHNPATKVELGKTAHLSSNDGISREAVAKVASVLLAAEGVKNTWLDLLDGEEEIDAAVERVVREGVDAAEGEAIYDA from the exons ATGGCCTCTCACcacgtcctcatcctcggcggcCACGGCTACGTCGCTCAGCACCTCACTCCCCTCCTGCTCAAGCGCTCCTGGACCGTCACCAGTGTCATCCGCGCCTCGGAGCAGGTTCCAACCATTGAGAAGCTTGGTGCCGGTCTTCCCGGAAAGCTCAATGTTCTCGTCCGCAGCATCGAGGATGTCACGTCTCAAGATAAGGCCCAGAGCATCCTGGACGAGGTGAAGCCCGACTACATCGCCTGGAGCGCCG GTGCTGGAGGCAAAGGCGCTCCCGATCGG ACCTTCAAGATTGATCGTGACGCAGCAATCCACTTCATCAACGCCGCTGCCACTGTTCCTACTATCACCCGCTTCCTTCTCGTCTCCTACCTCGGCTCTCGCCGCGCCGGTGCCCCGTGGTGGCCTGCTGGCGAGTGGGATGAGTTCCACAAGACTGTCAACAATGGCGTCCTTGCAAACTACtacaaggccaagcttgcaGCCGATGAGGCTCTTTATCGTGTCTCCAAGCAGAGCCCTACCCTTGTCGGTCTCAACCTTCGCCCTGGAACTCTTACCCACAACCCAGCCACTAAGGTTGAGCTGGGAAAGACGGCCCATCTATCATCAAATGACGGTATCAGCCGCGAGGCAGTCGCTAAGGTTGCCTCAGTTCTTCTTGCGGCTGAGGGCGTGAAGAACACTTGGCTCGAtctcctcgacggcgaggaagagatcGATGCTGCCGTGGAGAGAGTTGTGCGAGAGGGCGTGGATGCAGCAGAGGGTGAAGCCATCTACGATGCCTAG
- a CDS encoding C2 domain-containing protein — translation MSAPDTAEAQTNGHNGNTHNGENGASTAQTNGAPKSQDPHDDGHNLLKHPTRIGTGLKERINKVKNGPPGGFDPTPLPDAPQGYTIRFIFHSASNLPPADFVTASSDPFLVATLRGTQPKRHKEDPDLVHRTRTIRRTTEPKWEEEWVVANVPPTGFTLKCRMYDEDFPDHDDRLGNVTIKIDRLSDTWKGLDETYKAKKRMMSKRAYFAKALTSVVNSNVHMTPVLHLSMELLGPSDPPYAQMYTVGPTTWVKHFSPLIGRIAGVKVNANADDDARDEADPQVDQNGKKKPRTQKYDFQANEMQLQGPVPPKLYHRFVEFRPIIASIYSSTGLRGKILNKALHSQHRRIYNFNQSTEYGDFDACSKEAALQFLKLVHFDEGGRIFTYVLTLDGMFRFTETGKEFGIDMLSKHTMHSDVETYIACSGEFFIRRLKHPVSSDEVHPKEKTHPNEPVSGGPPRDDPPHNPAYYQLIIDNDSGTYRPDKSTLPLLKEFLEKNFPGLGIVAMHWEDKDLQDMKEAQRTTKKSEGRMINMVMNRSQSSISSAESELDDREAGWEQGQKSKREAAYEALEDPHKVKDAVKTFVPGMRSERGESSK, via the exons ATGTCGGCCCCAGACACCGCCGAGGCCCAGACGAATGGCCATAACGGAAATACACACAATGGCGAGAACGGCGCGTCAACTGCGCAAACTAACGGTGCACCAAAGTCGCAAGATCCTCACGACGACGGCCACAACTTATTGAAACATCCTACGAGGATTGGAACCGGTTTGAAGGAGCGCATCAACAAGGTTAAGAACGGTCCTCCCGGCGGCTTCGACCCAACTCCTCTACCGGATGCGCCTCAGGGCTACACGATTCGCTTCATCTTCCACAGCGCCTCGAATCTTCCACCTGCAGACTTTGTCACGGCCTCTTCAGACCCTTTCCTCGTCGCGACGCTTCGAGGTACCCAACCCAAGAGGCACAAGGAGGACCCGGACCTCGTTCACAGGACGAGAACCATCAGGAGAACCACAGAGCCCAAGTGGGAGGAAGAATGGGTTGTCGCCAATGTCCCTCCTACCGGGTTCACGCTTAAGTGCCGAATGTACGATGAGGACTTTCCGGATCACGACGACAGACTGGGCAACGTGACGATCAAGATTGATCGCTTATCCGACACATGGAAAGGGCTGGACGAGACgtacaaggccaagaagcgcatGATGAGCAAGAGGGCATATTTCGCCAAGGCTCTCACCAGCGTCGTCAACTCGAACGTGCATATGACGCCCGTTCTCCATCTCAGCATGGAGCTGCTGGGACCATCCGATCCACCTTATGCTCAGATGTACACGGTAGGACCGACAACCTGGGTCAAGCACTTTAGTCCCTTGATTGGTCGCATCGCCGGTGTCAAAGTGAATGCGAATGCAGACGATGATGCCCGAGATGAGGCAGATCCACAGGTTGATCAGAATGGGAAAAAGAAGCCAAGGACTCAAAAATACGA CTTCCAAGCCAACGAGATGCAGCTACAAGGCCCGGTGCCTCCAAAGCTGTACCACCGCTTTGTCGAGTTCAGACCCATCATCGCCTCCATCTACTCGTCGACGGGCTTACGCGGCAAGATTCTAAATAAGGCACTGCACAGCCAGCACCGCCGCATTTACAACTTCAACCAGTCGACCGAGTATGGCGACTTTGACGCGTGCTCGAAGGAGGCTGCGCTTCAGTTCCTGAAACTGGTCCACTTTGACGAGGGAGGTCGCATCTTTACCTACGTGTTGACTCTGGATGGCATGTTCAGGTTCACCGAGACGGGCAAGGAGTTTGGCATTGACATGCTGAGCAAGCATACCATGCATTCAGATGTCGAGACGTACATCGCCTGTTCGGGCGAGTTCTTTATTCGTCGTCTTAAGCATCCTGTGTCTTCGGATGAGGTGCATCCGAAGGAGAAGACACACCCGAACGAACCTGTCTCTGGTGGACCACCCAGAGACGACCCCCCGCACAACCCTGCGTATTACCAGCTCATCATTGATAATGATTCGGGCACATATCGACCCGACAAGTCTACTCTTCCATTGCTGAAGGAGTTCCTGGAGAAGAACTTCCCAGGGCTTGGTATCGTGGCGATGCACTGGGAGGACAAGGACCTGCAAGACATGAAGGAGGCCCAGCGAACAACCAAGAAGAGCGAGGGCAGAATGATCAACATGGTGATGAACAGAAGCCAGAGCAGCATCAGCTCAGCCGAGAGTGAGCTTGACGACCGCGAGGCTGGCTGGGAGCAAGGACAGAAGAGCAAGCGAGAGGCGGCATACGAGGCCCTTGAAGACCCgcacaaggtcaaggatgcTGTCAAGACGTTTGTTCCTGGCATGAGGTCGGAGAGGGGGGAGAGCTCCAAGTGA
- a CDS encoding G-PROTEIN-RECEP-F2-4 domain-containing protein — protein sequence MEGPEKGQAFSPQEIDVLITIERVGAGCSMVAITLVMLSYWAFKKLRTTPNLFLLFASMANAGASVASMIGYDGLERGEDSTLCQAQAFIFEWFMQSDPWWSFAMAINVFLVFFLNANPRTFRQYAWLYCVICFGGPMIPAIVLISVRDHPDGLIFGDATLWCWIGSDWSLVRLYSYYIPIWIFSLLSIIIYIAVGFHVFHHRNLLRNVAADRLGSGEKNGNNPYSSSDAKGSSEANLTGRQEFYGTAVTEVQITSSVPRRKHQDEPAMPGVIHPGMSPNRARSWALPASYEHLEPNTPTRPQRFETTCTSDSTPNPPPTIASRLRAVKSNASLKLKRLDPVKMAYLRTSFIFGFAVLITWIPSSVNRLYSLTHHDKISFPLSVASGCVLPLQGVWNALIYFTTSWKTFSEEIRAVKAQWFRRRGEAPGAIRLDSRLGSLRVEHRDTFERAQQGQMNSPWNGKLEEV from the exons ATGGAGGGCCCCGAGAAGGGCCAGGCATTTTCGCCTCAGGAAATCGATGTTCTCATCACGATCGAGAGAGTCGGAGCGGGATGCTCCATGGTGGCCATTACTCTGGTGATGCTCAGCTACTGGGCGTTCAAAAAGCTCCGGACCACCCCAAAcctctttctcctcttcgcCTCCATGGCCAACGCCGGCGCCAGTGTGGCCTCGATGATAGGATACGATGGACTTGAGAGAGGCGAGGATTCTACTCTTTGCCAGGCTCAGGCTTTCATCTTTGAATG GTTCATGCAGTCTGATCCCTGGTGGTCTTTTGCCATGGCGATTAACGTCTTTCTCGTTTTCTTTCTCAACGCGAATCCACGAACATTTCGGCAGTACGCCTGGCTCTATTGTGTCATCTGTTTCGGCGGTCCCATGATACCTGCGATCGTCCTCATCTCTGTTCGAGACCACCCCGACGGCCTCATTTTCGGAGATGCCACG CTGTGGTGCTGGATCGGATCTGACTGGAGCCTTGTCCGCCTTTACTCGTACTACATCCCGATCTGGATCTTCTCACTCCTGTCAATTATCATCTACATCGCGGTCGGATTCCACGTATTTCATCACCGGAACCTTCTCAGAAACGTCGCAGCAGATCGATTGGGAAGTGGGGAAAAGAACGGCAACAACCCATACTCAAGCAGTGATGCCAAGGGATCCTCAGAAGCG AACCTTACCGGTCGGCAGGAGTTTTATGGCACGGCGGTTACGGAGGTTCAGATCACATCTTCTGTGCCGAGACGGAAGCACCAGGACGAACCCGCCATGCCGGGTGTTATTCATCCCGGAATGAGCCCCAACCGCGCTCGATCTTGGGCCCTGCCAGCATCCTACGAGCACCTCGAGCCGAACACGCCCACCAGGCCCCAGAGATTCGAGACGACATGCACCTCTGACAGCACTCCAAACCCGCCGCCGACGATCGCTTCACGCCTCCGGGCCGTCAAGTCAAATGCTTCGCTGAAACTCAAGCGACTCGACCCTGTCAAGATGGCGTACTTGCGAACTAGCTTCATCTTCGGCTTTGCAGTCCTGATTACCTGGATCCCAAGTTCGGTCAACCGGCTTTACAGCCTCACGCACCATGACAAAATCAGCTTCCCTCTGAGTGTTGCGAGTGGGTGCGTGCTCCCGCTCCAAGGTGTGTGGAACGCCCTTATTTACTTCACTACGAGCTGGAAGACGTTTTCTGAAGAGATCCGGGCAGTGAAGGCCCAGTGGTTTCGGAGGCGCGGCGAGGCTCCTGGGGCGATTCGCCTTGACAGCAGACTGGGCTCTTTGAGGGTCGAGCATCGGGACACCTTTGAGCGAGCTCAACAAGGGCAGATGAACAGTCCGTGGAATGGAAAGTTGGAGGAAGTGTGA
- a CDS encoding Peptidylprolyl isomerase, with product MRSFSLASISRASRITTRLNSFAPQSRNFSFTQAIMGVTKTTHQEGTGPVAQNGQTVTIEYTGYLKDESKPDNKGAKFDSSVGRGDFVVKIGVGQVIKGWDEGVTQMQVGEKATLDITPDYGYGARGFPGHIPPNSSLIFDVELKKVQ from the exons ATGCGGTCTTTCTCTCTTGCATCCATCTCCCGCGCATCTCGCATCACCACCAGACTCAACTCCTTTGCACCTCAATCTCGCAACTTCTCCTTTACACAAGCAATCATGGGCGTTACCAAGACTACTCACCAGGAGGGCACTGGCCCTGTCGCTCAGAACGGCCAGACCGTCACCATTGAGTACACTGGCTACCTCAAGGACGAGTCCAAGCCCGACAACAAGGGCGCCAA GTTCGACTCTTCCGTTGGCCGCGGCGACTTTGTCGTCAAGATTGGCGTTGGCCAGGTCATCAAGG GTTGGGATGAGGGCGTCACCCAGATGCAGGttggcgagaaggccacTCTTGACATCACTCC CGACTACGGTTATGGTGCTCG CGGCTTCCCCGGCCACATTCCCCCCAACTCCAGCCTCATCTT CGATgtcgagctcaagaaggtcCAATAA